GTGGTGATTCGATTGGTTACGAAGGAGGAATAGGTACAGGTACAAATATTGGAGCAGGACTTCAGTCAGCAACAGAATTACTTCAGTCAGCCAGATCAAGTGCAAAAAAGGTTGTTATTCTTTTGTCAGATGGTTTTGCGAACATGTACTACGATACTAGAGGCTATACGATCTACAATTGGAGCAATAATGATGGTGTAACAGAAATAGCTCCATCGTGGTATCAAACCAATCTAAACACGTTTACTGAAACAGTTTCTGGTTATCTTGCTCCCAAGATTGATGGATTTTATTCTATCAAATTCCGCTACTCTAATAGTACAGATAGTATTTCTAAACTAAAAGAGTACATTGGTAGTTATAATTCTTCCATTCCAAACGAAATATTATCCGCTAACAATGAAAGGGAATTGAGAGAACAATTTAAGGAAATCACCAAGAAAATCCTTCCCCTAGCTGTTCACCATGTGACCATCAAGGATGTTTTGTCCAAATATGTTCAACTTCTTCCCGATAACAGTTCAAATATTCGAGTTGTAAAAATCGAAAACGATAAAGAGGAAACCTTGGGATCAGATAAGGTTACGCTGGAAACAAGGAAGAATGAAAATGGTCTGGTCGAAGTAACAGCAAAATTTAATCCTAACTACATTCTTGATGATGGTGTGAAGTACGCCCTCAAATTCACTGTTACATCTAGTCAAGATGCTCTGGATGCCATTGCTGGTGATAAAAAACTAGAGGCTGGTGATGCTGAAGGTTCGGATGTCAATAAACTCTACTCCAATAAAGGTGCCAGTGTCACCTATTCCTATGGAATAGGCACCTCTCAAACCAAGACCAAAGAATACTCTGACAACCCAACCTTTAAGCCTTCAGATCCATTAACGGTACCAGTGGAAGTTGAATGGCAAGGTGTGACGGGTGCGAGAACTGTCATTACAGCTGATCAACCGAGTAATGTTGAACTGAAACTGGTTCAAAAGAACAAGAACGGAGGTCCTGATAATCAAGACTATCGAAAGACCAATGTGAATGTTAGTAAAAACGTATCTAATGAAACGAGGAACTTTGAAAAAGTTGCCAAAGGATATCAATACGATTTAATTGCACCAGACGTCCCCGCCTTTACCAAAGAAATAAAAAATGTTGGTACAGAAACTAAACCATCCTTCAAGGTAATCTATAAACAATTGCCAAGTCTGACGATTAAGAAAGTGTTGGAAGCTGAAAGTAACTTGAACAAAGAGTTTAGGATTAAGGTAAAACTAACCTCTCCTAATTCTACGCCATTGAATGGAACTTTTGGCGAGATAACTGTTGTGAATGGAGAAGCGGAGATCCGTGTCGAAAAACGAAAACGTTGGAAAGGTATTCTAAGCTATCTTCCTCGAGGAACCCATTACAAGGTTGAAGAAGAAGCGGCATCAACGAATGGTTACCACGTTACATATGAGAATCAAGAGGGCGATCTGAATAAAGACGAGACCACCATTGTCACAAATCACAAGCTTCCAAGTTTATCAGTCACAAAAAAAGTTACAGGTGTATTTGCCAATCTATTAAAATCCTTCAAG
This window of the Streptococcus sp. D7B5 genome carries:
- the pitA gene encoding PI-2 pilus tip adhesin PitA is translated as MNIRFDFKKVQIIARRLVTLLAILFLCAPISLLNADSTTEPQTTLHKTITPISGQDDKYELSLDITSKLGTETQTDPLDVVLVADLSGSMTYQDVNSSNGALISRLQALKNTLQGENGRRGLIDTILSNSNNRLSIVGFAGKIDNQRYNSYYQWPAWAGYFSGISSHDDAKTVLNWSNDVQGAKRMVSRMSVDNSGDSIGYEGGIGTGTNIGAGLQSATELLQSARSSAKKVVILLSDGFANMYYDTRGYTIYNWSNNDGVTEIAPSWYQTNLNTFTETVSGYLAPKIDGFYSIKFRYSNSTDSISKLKEYIGSYNSSIPNEILSANNERELREQFKEITKKILPLAVHHVTIKDVLSKYVQLLPDNSSNIRVVKIENDKEETLGSDKVTLETRKNENGLVEVTAKFNPNYILDDGVKYALKFTVTSSQDALDAIAGDKKLEAGDAEGSDVNKLYSNKGASVTYSYGIGTSQTKTKEYSDNPTFKPSDPLTVPVEVEWQGVTGARTVITADQPSNVELKLVQKNKNGGPDNQDYRKTNVNVSKNVSNETRNFEKVAKGYQYDLIAPDVPAFTKEIKNVGTETKPSFKVIYKQLPSLTIKKVLEAESNLNKEFRIKVKLTSPNSTPLNGTFGEITVVNGEAEIRVEKRKRWKGILSYLPRGTHYKVEEEAASTNGYHVTYENQEGDLNKDETTIVTNHKLPSLSVTKKVTGVFANLLKSFKITINIRDAQNSPLNGTYNATVNNKRIPLQFTNGRASIDLNKDQTIKIDGLPLNSHYTIEEESNSSRGYQVSYENQEGKLDGDKSATVTNNKNSVPETGVDFLSSTLVLGIILPLGGIFFTILLGYLVVHRRK